The proteins below come from a single Plantactinospora sp. KBS50 genomic window:
- the dusB gene encoding tRNA dihydrouridine synthase DusB, giving the protein MAGITNVAFRQLCREQGGGIYVCEMITTRALVERNPKTLRMIAFGGDERPRSLQLYGTDPEVTAAAVRMVVQEGLADHIDLNFGCPVPKVTRKGGGAALPWRRRLFARLVGAAVGAAAPAGVPVTVKMRKGIDDDHLTYVEAGLAAQDAGVAAVALHGRTAAQRYSGKADWDAIGALKQALDVPVLGNGDIWEADDALRMVTHTGVDGVVVGRGCLGRPWLFADLAAAFAGRPQRRLPTLGEVAVTMRRHAELLVAAFTPSGDEAAQPRGAGRAADPERDGCTDFRKHVAWYLKGFPVGGELRRGLAMVSSLAELDDLLGRLDPAEPFPLDALGQPRGRTNAPGKVFLPDGWLADRDSAEVPAGAELADSGG; this is encoded by the coding sequence ATGGCCGGCATCACCAACGTGGCGTTCCGGCAACTGTGCCGGGAGCAGGGCGGCGGCATCTACGTCTGCGAGATGATCACCACGCGGGCGCTGGTGGAGCGCAACCCGAAGACGCTGCGCATGATCGCGTTCGGCGGCGACGAGCGGCCGCGCAGCCTCCAGCTCTACGGCACCGATCCGGAGGTCACGGCCGCGGCCGTGCGGATGGTGGTGCAGGAGGGCCTGGCCGACCACATCGACCTCAACTTCGGGTGCCCGGTGCCCAAGGTCACCCGCAAGGGCGGTGGCGCGGCGCTGCCCTGGCGGCGCCGGCTCTTCGCCCGGCTGGTCGGGGCGGCCGTCGGGGCCGCGGCGCCCGCCGGGGTCCCGGTCACGGTCAAGATGCGCAAGGGCATCGACGACGACCACCTGACGTACGTCGAGGCCGGGCTCGCCGCCCAGGACGCCGGGGTGGCGGCGGTGGCGCTGCACGGTCGCACGGCGGCGCAGCGCTACTCCGGCAAGGCCGACTGGGACGCGATCGGCGCCCTCAAGCAGGCGCTCGACGTGCCGGTGCTGGGCAACGGCGACATCTGGGAGGCCGACGACGCGCTGCGGATGGTGACGCACACCGGCGTCGACGGTGTGGTGGTGGGGCGCGGCTGTCTGGGCCGGCCGTGGCTGTTCGCCGACCTCGCGGCGGCGTTCGCCGGCCGGCCGCAGCGGCGGCTGCCGACGCTGGGCGAGGTGGCCGTCACCATGCGCCGGCACGCCGAGCTGCTGGTCGCGGCGTTCACGCCGAGCGGGGACGAGGCGGCGCAACCGCGCGGCGCCGGCCGGGCGGCGGACCCGGAGCGGGACGGCTGCACCGACTTCCGCAAGCACGTGGCGTGGTATCTCAAGGGCTTCCCGGTGGGTGGCGAGCTGCGCCGCGGGCTGGCCATGGTGAGCAGCCTGGCGGAGCTGGACGACCTGCTGGGCCGGTTGGATCCGGCCGAGCCGTTCCCGCTGGACGCGCTCGGCCAGCCGCGCGGCCGGACCAACGCGCCCGGCAAGGTCTTCCTGCCCGACGGCTGGCTCGCGGACCGGGACAGCGCCGAGGTGCCGGCCGGCGCCGAGCTGGCCGACTCCGGGGGCTGA
- a CDS encoding glycine--tRNA ligase: MPADRIDAVVSLAKRRGFVYPSSEIYGGTRSAWDYGPLGVELKENVRRQWWRTMVQQRDDVVGIDSAVILARQVWEASGHIEEFVDPLTECQSCHKRFRADHLEEAFQEKHGRPPASLTEINCPNCGAKASFTAPRMFNGLMKTFLGPVESEEGLHYLRPETAQGIFVNYNNVATSARKKPPFGIAQVGKSFRNEITPGNFIFRTREFEQMEMEFFVEPGTDEQWHEYWLQERWNWYIDLGLSEANLRFFEHPAEKRSHYSTRTVDIEYRFRFGGTEFAELEGIANRTDYDLGTHSKHSGVDLSYFDQDKGSRWMPYVIEPAAGLTRAVLAFLLEAYDEDEAPNTKGGVDKRTVLRFDPRLAPIKVAVLPLSRNEALSPKAKGLAADLRRRWNVEFDDSQAIGRRYRRQDEIGTPFCVTVDFDTLDDNAVTIRNRDTMGQERISLDRVETYLIERLPGC, translated from the coding sequence ATGCCGGCCGACCGTATCGATGCCGTTGTCAGCCTCGCCAAGCGGCGAGGCTTCGTCTACCCGTCCAGCGAGATCTACGGCGGCACCCGCTCGGCGTGGGACTACGGCCCGCTCGGCGTGGAACTCAAGGAGAACGTCCGCCGGCAGTGGTGGCGGACGATGGTCCAGCAGCGCGACGACGTGGTCGGCATCGATTCCGCGGTGATCCTGGCCCGCCAGGTCTGGGAGGCGTCGGGCCACATCGAGGAGTTCGTCGATCCGCTGACCGAGTGCCAGTCCTGCCACAAGCGGTTCCGGGCCGACCACCTGGAGGAGGCGTTCCAGGAGAAGCACGGCCGCCCGCCCGCGTCGCTCACCGAGATCAACTGCCCGAACTGCGGCGCGAAGGCCTCGTTCACCGCCCCCCGCATGTTCAACGGCCTGATGAAGACCTTCCTGGGCCCGGTGGAGAGCGAGGAAGGGCTGCACTACCTGCGGCCGGAGACCGCCCAGGGCATCTTCGTCAACTACAACAACGTGGCCACCTCGGCCCGCAAGAAGCCGCCGTTCGGCATCGCCCAGGTCGGCAAGTCGTTCCGGAACGAGATCACCCCCGGCAACTTCATCTTCCGCACCCGCGAGTTCGAGCAGATGGAGATGGAGTTCTTCGTCGAGCCCGGCACCGACGAGCAGTGGCACGAGTACTGGCTGCAGGAGCGCTGGAACTGGTACATCGACCTGGGGCTGTCCGAGGCCAACCTGCGCTTCTTCGAGCACCCGGCGGAGAAGCGGTCGCACTACTCCACCCGGACGGTGGACATCGAGTACCGGTTCCGGTTCGGCGGCACCGAGTTCGCCGAGCTGGAGGGCATCGCCAACCGGACCGACTACGACCTGGGCACGCACAGCAAGCACTCCGGGGTCGACCTGTCGTACTTCGACCAGGACAAGGGCAGCCGCTGGATGCCGTACGTGATCGAGCCGGCGGCCGGCCTGACCCGGGCGGTGCTGGCGTTCCTGCTTGAGGCGTACGACGAGGACGAGGCGCCGAACACCAAGGGCGGGGTGGACAAGCGGACCGTGCTGCGCTTCGACCCCCGGCTGGCCCCGATCAAGGTGGCGGTGCTGCCGCTGTCCCGCAACGAGGCGCTGTCGCCGAAGGCCAAGGGGCTCGCCGCCGACCTGCGCCGGCGGTGGAACGTGGAGTTCGACGACTCGCAGGCGATCGGCCGCCGGTACCGGCGGCAGGACGAGATCGGCACGCCGTTCTGCGTCACTGTCGACTTCGACACCCTGGACGACAACGCCGTGACCATCCGCAACCGGGACACCATGGGCCAGGAGCGGATCTCGCTGGACCGGGTCGAGACGTACCTGATCGAGCGCCTTCCCGGCTGCTGA
- a CDS encoding antibiotic biosynthesis monooxygenase, producing the protein MLVTNRFLIEEEAAEPFTGRAHAALAALAARPGYRRGQLLRALDDPRHWCLVTEWESVGSYRRALGAFDVKIAAVPLLAESLDEPSAYESLASAEPDGEVVITHSDRAGNPHR; encoded by the coding sequence GTGCTCGTCACAAACCGCTTCCTGATCGAGGAAGAAGCCGCGGAGCCGTTCACCGGACGGGCGCACGCGGCGCTGGCCGCGCTGGCCGCCCGGCCCGGCTACCGCCGCGGGCAGCTCCTGCGGGCGCTGGACGACCCGCGGCACTGGTGCCTGGTGACCGAGTGGGAGTCGGTCGGCAGCTACCGGCGGGCGCTCGGCGCGTTCGACGTGAAGATCGCCGCCGTGCCGCTGCTCGCCGAGTCGCTGGACGAGCCGTCCGCGTACGAGTCCCTGGCCAGCGCCGAGCCGGACGGCGAGGTCGTGATCACGCACAGTGATCGTGCGGGGAATCCGCATCGCTGA
- a CDS encoding metal ABC transporter substrate-binding protein produces MARTRVWTLTATAALLAGLTTVAGCDAGDRDPEHVDVAAAFYPLQFVAERVGGDEVRVTALAQPGAEPHDLELTPRQVATVVDAELVVYLRGFQPTVDEAVAQNAADRAFDVATVEPLRDVAADHEDGADLAVAHEHEGIDGKDPHVWLDPTRLATIADSLARRLAAIDPQHAAGYAARARDLRADLDALDREYADGLRTCQRRELVTSHEAFGYLAARYGLEQVGIAGLTPEQEPAPRRLAAVAEEAQAHGATTIFFETLVSPKVARTIAHEVGARTAVLDPIEGQQPDATGDYLTVMRANLAALRTALGCS; encoded by the coding sequence ATGGCCCGTACCCGCGTCTGGACCCTGACCGCCACCGCCGCGCTGCTGGCGGGGCTCACCACGGTCGCCGGCTGCGACGCCGGGGACCGCGACCCCGAGCACGTGGACGTGGCCGCCGCGTTCTACCCGTTGCAGTTCGTCGCCGAGCGGGTCGGCGGCGACGAGGTCCGGGTCACCGCGCTGGCCCAACCGGGCGCCGAACCGCACGACCTCGAACTCACCCCCCGCCAGGTGGCCACCGTCGTGGACGCCGAACTCGTCGTCTACCTGCGCGGCTTCCAGCCCACCGTCGACGAGGCGGTCGCGCAGAACGCCGCCGACCGGGCCTTCGACGTGGCCACCGTCGAGCCGCTGCGGGACGTCGCGGCCGACCACGAGGACGGCGCCGACCTGGCCGTCGCACACGAGCACGAGGGGATCGACGGCAAGGACCCGCACGTCTGGCTCGACCCGACCCGGCTGGCCACCATCGCCGACTCGCTGGCCCGGCGGCTCGCCGCGATCGACCCGCAGCACGCCGCCGGCTACGCCGCCCGCGCCCGCGACCTGCGGGCCGACCTCGACGCCCTGGACCGGGAGTACGCGGACGGGCTGCGGACCTGCCAGCGCCGCGAGCTGGTGACCAGCCACGAGGCCTTCGGCTACCTGGCCGCCCGGTACGGGTTGGAGCAGGTGGGCATCGCCGGGCTGACCCCCGAGCAGGAACCGGCACCGCGGCGGCTCGCTGCCGTCGCCGAGGAGGCGCAGGCGCACGGAGCCACTACGATCTTCTTCGAGACGCTGGTCAGCCCCAAGGTCGCCCGGACCATCGCGCACGAGGTCGGCGCCCGTACCGCCGTCCTGGACCCGATCGAGGGGCAGCAGCCGGACGCGACCGGCGACTACCTGACCGTCATGCGCGCCAACCTGGCCGCACTGCGTACCGCCCTGGGGTGCTCATGA
- a CDS encoding metal ABC transporter ATP-binding protein, translating to MNVVSVRHAAVGYGERTVLRDVSCTVAAGEVVAVLGANGSGKSTLIRAVLGLVPLLSGSVELFGVPQRRFRQWARVGYVPQRLGAGSGVPATVAEVVGAGRLARRGILRPPGAADRAAVAEALRAVGLADRAGDPVTTLSGGQQQRTLIARALAGKPELLILDEPTAGVDAASQQAFAEALGGFVGRGGSVLLVAHELGPLRPLIDRALVVHGGRIAHDGPVPEPAGHHASDDHDHVHPHGPDEPAGVWSA from the coding sequence ATGAACGTCGTGTCCGTCCGGCACGCCGCCGTCGGCTACGGCGAGCGCACCGTGCTGCGGGACGTGTCCTGCACCGTGGCCGCCGGCGAGGTGGTCGCGGTGCTCGGCGCCAACGGCTCCGGCAAGTCCACCCTGATCCGCGCGGTCCTCGGGCTGGTCCCGCTGCTCAGCGGCTCGGTCGAGCTGTTCGGCGTGCCGCAGCGCCGGTTCCGGCAGTGGGCCCGGGTCGGGTACGTGCCGCAGCGGCTGGGCGCCGGCAGCGGCGTACCGGCCACCGTGGCCGAGGTGGTCGGCGCCGGCCGGCTGGCCCGGCGCGGCATCCTGCGCCCGCCGGGCGCCGCCGACCGGGCCGCGGTGGCCGAGGCGCTGCGGGCGGTCGGCCTCGCCGACCGGGCCGGCGATCCGGTCACCACGCTCTCCGGCGGCCAGCAGCAGCGCACGCTCATCGCCCGGGCGCTGGCCGGAAAGCCCGAGCTGCTGATCCTGGACGAGCCGACCGCGGGGGTGGACGCGGCCAGCCAGCAGGCGTTCGCCGAGGCGCTGGGCGGTTTCGTGGGCCGGGGCGGCAGCGTCCTGCTGGTCGCGCACGAACTCGGGCCGCTGCGCCCGCTGATCGACCGCGCGCTGGTCGTGCACGGCGGCCGGATCGCGCACGACGGACCGGTCCCGGAACCGGCCGGGCACCACGCGTCCGACGACCACGACCACGTCCACCCGCACGGCCCCGACGAACCGGCGGGAGTGTGGTCCGCATGA
- a CDS encoding metal ABC transporter permease, giving the protein MSLFAYEFMLRALVGALLIGLAAPALGTYLVQRRLALIGDGIGHVALTGVGAGLLLNRSPVLVAVIVAVLGAVAVELIRERGRTSGDMALAVLFYGGIAGGVVLVGLSGRTTNLGAYLFGSLTTTSRADLVTIAVLGLLVLVSMLALRPALFAICHDEEYARVSGLPVRALNLLLAVTTAVTVTIAMRAVGVLLISALMVVPVAAAQQLTRGFRSTMSAAMVIGLASAGAGVWIAGTANTAPGATIVVLAIAVFALLGAAGAVRHRVRRRPAVEPTAPAEPPEVVLHG; this is encoded by the coding sequence ATGAGCCTGTTCGCGTACGAATTCATGCTGCGCGCCCTCGTGGGTGCCCTGCTGATCGGGCTGGCCGCGCCGGCCCTGGGCACCTACCTGGTCCAGCGCCGGCTGGCGCTGATCGGCGACGGCATCGGGCACGTGGCGCTCACCGGCGTCGGTGCCGGGTTGCTGCTCAACCGGTCACCGGTGCTGGTGGCGGTGATCGTGGCCGTGCTCGGCGCGGTCGCCGTCGAGCTGATCCGGGAGCGCGGCCGGACCTCCGGGGACATGGCGCTGGCCGTGCTCTTCTACGGCGGCATCGCCGGCGGCGTGGTGCTGGTCGGGCTCTCCGGCCGGACCACCAACCTCGGCGCGTACCTGTTCGGCTCCCTGACCACCACCTCCCGGGCCGACCTGGTCACCATCGCGGTGCTCGGCCTGCTGGTGCTGGTGTCGATGCTCGCGCTGCGCCCGGCGCTGTTCGCGATCTGCCACGACGAGGAGTACGCCCGGGTCTCCGGGCTGCCCGTCCGGGCCCTCAACCTGCTGCTCGCGGTGACCACGGCGGTCACCGTCACCATCGCCATGCGCGCCGTGGGGGTGTTGCTGATCAGCGCGCTGATGGTGGTGCCGGTCGCGGCCGCGCAGCAGCTCACCCGGGGGTTCCGCAGCACCATGAGCGCGGCCATGGTGATCGGGCTGGCCTCCGCCGGGGCCGGGGTGTGGATCGCCGGCACCGCGAACACCGCGCCGGGCGCCACCATCGTGGTGCTCGCCATCGCGGTGTTCGCGCTGCTCGGGGCCGCCGGGGCGGTGCGGCACCGGGTCCGCCGGCGGCCGGCCGTCGAGCCGACGGCGCCGGCCGAGCCGCCCGAGGTCGTCCTGCACGGGTGA
- a CDS encoding metalloregulator ArsR/SmtB family transcription factor, giving the protein MTDRAAYEAYEGAGELLRALAAPIRLAIVTELAVGERCVHELVDRLGAAQPLVSQHLRVLRGAGVVRGSRRGREIAYSLVDEHIAHIVADAVSHAGEAS; this is encoded by the coding sequence GTGACCGACAGGGCTGCGTACGAGGCGTACGAGGGAGCCGGCGAGCTCCTGCGTGCGCTGGCGGCACCGATCAGGCTCGCCATCGTGACCGAACTCGCGGTCGGCGAGCGGTGCGTGCACGAACTGGTGGACCGGCTCGGCGCCGCACAACCCCTGGTCTCCCAGCACCTGCGGGTGCTGCGGGGCGCCGGGGTGGTGCGCGGCTCCCGGCGCGGCCGGGAGATCGCGTACTCGCTCGTCGACGAGCACATCGCGCACATCGTCGCGGACGCGGTGAGCCACGCGGGGGAGGCATCATGA
- a CDS encoding Fur family transcriptional regulator: MTSTDRQVSEGGVVRNTRQRSAVSALLDEVSGFHSAQDLHAMLRERGDRIGLTTVYRTLQSLADSGEVDVMRPPGGEHLYRRCSQGHHHHLVCRGCGRTVEVEGPAVENWADRVAAKHGFSDVSHTLEIFGNCPSCAG, translated from the coding sequence ATGACGAGCACCGACCGGCAGGTCTCCGAGGGCGGGGTGGTCCGCAACACCCGCCAGCGCAGCGCGGTCAGCGCGCTGCTCGACGAGGTCAGCGGCTTCCACAGCGCCCAGGACCTGCACGCCATGCTGCGCGAGCGGGGTGACCGGATCGGCCTGACCACCGTCTACCGCACCCTGCAGAGTCTGGCCGACAGCGGCGAGGTGGACGTGATGCGCCCGCCGGGTGGGGAGCATCTCTACCGCCGGTGCAGCCAGGGCCACCACCACCATCTCGTCTGCCGCGGCTGCGGCCGTACCGTCGAGGTCGAGGGGCCGGCCGTGGAGAACTGGGCCGACCGGGTGGCCGCCAAGCACGGGTTCTCGGACGTCAGCCACACGCTGGAGATCTTCGGCAACTGCCCGTCCTGCGCCGGCTGA
- a CDS encoding acyl-CoA dehydrogenase family protein translates to MTTTQNRGPAPGGSDGGPPAPDGPEGAAAATPAAAGPMPAEAGQVSEREARQVAEAARETEWGKPSFSKELFLGRFRLDLIDPWPGADQEPSPVATEFVEKLRDYLRSEVDGRQIERDARIPDEVFRGLARLGAFGMKVDPGYGGLGLSNLDYCRALMLVGSSSPAISALLSAHQSIGVPQPLKLFGTDEQKRRYLPRLAGGEVSAFLLTEPDVGSDPARLATTAEPTEDGSGYRLNGVKLWATNGTVATLLVVMARVPAAEGRRGGITAFVVEGDAPGITVERRNEFLGLRGLENSVTRFHDVIVPAENVIGGEGKGLKIALTTLNTGRLSLPAMCVGAGKWSLNVARRWAADRVQWGRPVGEHEAVTTKLAFMAATTYGMESMLQLCCRLADDDRNDIRIEAALVKLYASEMAWKVVDELVQIRGGRGYETADSLAARGERPVEVEQILRDLRINRIFEGSTEIMHLMIAREAVDAHLSVAGDIIDPDAGLSRKARAGARAGAFYASWLPTLAVGRGQNPAAYAEFGPLAGHLRYVERASRKLARSTFYAMSRWQGRMERKQAFLGRIVDIGAELFAISAACVRAQAQRDEQPAGVELADLFSRQARLRIEALFGALWENTDPVDNVAARRILAGRYAFLEDGVFTPEDDRPWVAGWEPGESTVEDVRRRIPPG, encoded by the coding sequence ATGACGACGACGCAGAACCGCGGTCCGGCGCCAGGTGGCTCCGACGGCGGGCCGCCGGCCCCCGACGGCCCGGAGGGCGCCGCCGCGGCGACCCCGGCGGCCGCCGGCCCCATGCCGGCGGAGGCCGGCCAGGTCTCCGAGCGGGAGGCCCGGCAGGTGGCCGAGGCGGCCCGGGAGACCGAGTGGGGCAAGCCCAGCTTCAGCAAGGAGCTCTTCCTCGGCCGGTTCCGGCTCGACCTCATCGACCCCTGGCCCGGCGCCGACCAGGAGCCGTCACCGGTGGCCACCGAGTTCGTCGAGAAGCTGCGCGACTACCTGCGGTCCGAGGTGGACGGCCGGCAGATCGAGCGGGACGCGCGGATTCCCGACGAGGTCTTCCGCGGGCTGGCCCGGCTCGGCGCCTTCGGCATGAAGGTGGACCCCGGGTACGGCGGGCTCGGTCTATCCAACCTGGACTACTGCCGGGCGCTGATGCTGGTCGGCTCGTCCAGCCCGGCGATCTCGGCGCTGTTGTCGGCGCACCAGTCGATCGGGGTGCCGCAGCCGCTCAAGCTGTTCGGCACCGACGAGCAGAAGCGGCGCTACCTGCCCCGGCTCGCCGGCGGCGAGGTGTCGGCGTTCCTGCTCACCGAGCCGGACGTCGGCTCCGACCCGGCCCGGCTGGCCACCACCGCCGAGCCGACCGAGGACGGCAGCGGCTACCGGCTCAACGGCGTCAAGCTGTGGGCCACCAACGGCACCGTGGCGACGCTGCTCGTGGTGATGGCCCGGGTGCCCGCCGCCGAGGGACGGCGCGGCGGGATCACCGCCTTCGTGGTCGAGGGCGACGCGCCCGGGATCACGGTGGAACGGCGCAACGAGTTCCTGGGCCTGCGCGGCCTGGAGAACAGCGTCACCCGGTTCCACGACGTGATCGTGCCCGCGGAGAACGTCATCGGCGGCGAGGGCAAGGGCCTGAAGATCGCGTTGACCACGCTGAACACCGGCCGGCTGTCGTTGCCGGCGATGTGCGTGGGCGCCGGCAAGTGGTCGCTGAACGTCGCCCGGCGCTGGGCCGCCGACCGGGTGCAGTGGGGCCGGCCGGTGGGCGAGCACGAGGCCGTCACGACCAAGCTGGCGTTCATGGCCGCCACCACCTACGGCATGGAGTCCATGCTGCAGCTGTGCTGCCGGCTCGCCGACGACGACCGGAACGACATCCGGATCGAGGCGGCGCTGGTGAAGCTGTACGCCAGCGAGATGGCCTGGAAGGTCGTCGACGAGCTGGTGCAGATCCGGGGTGGCCGGGGCTACGAGACCGCCGACTCGCTGGCCGCCCGCGGCGAGCGGCCGGTCGAGGTCGAGCAGATCCTGCGGGACCTGCGGATCAACCGCATCTTCGAGGGCTCGACCGAGATCATGCACCTGATGATCGCCCGGGAGGCGGTGGACGCGCACCTGTCGGTGGCCGGCGACATCATCGACCCGGACGCCGGGCTGAGCCGCAAGGCCCGGGCCGGTGCCCGCGCCGGGGCGTTCTACGCGAGCTGGTTGCCGACCCTGGCGGTCGGTCGGGGGCAGAACCCGGCCGCGTACGCCGAGTTCGGCCCGTTGGCCGGGCACCTGCGCTACGTCGAGCGCGCCTCCCGGAAGCTGGCCCGGTCGACCTTCTACGCGATGTCCCGCTGGCAGGGCAGGATGGAGCGCAAGCAGGCGTTCCTCGGCCGGATCGTGGACATCGGCGCGGAGCTGTTCGCGATCTCGGCGGCCTGCGTGCGGGCGCAGGCGCAGCGGGACGAGCAGCCGGCGGGCGTGGAGCTGGCCGACCTGTTCAGCCGGCAGGCCCGGTTGCGGATCGAGGCCCTGTTCGGGGCGCTCTGGGAGAACACCGACCCGGTCGACAACGTCGCGGCGCGGCGGATCCTGGCCGGCCGGTACGCGTTCCTGGAGGACGGCGTCTTCACGCCCGAGGACGACCGGCCCTGGGTGGCCGGTTGGGAGCCCGGCGAGTCCACCGTCGAGGACGTCCGCCGCCGCATCCCGCCCGGGTGA
- a CDS encoding DUF6328 family protein, with protein sequence MSRESERERWQRNFADLLQELRVAQTGVQILFAFLLTLPFSAGFERTTELQRDVYIVALLAASAAAALIIAPVAFHRALFRQGRKPELVRYAHRMATWGLALMLVAMVSSVFLITDFLLDQAVAAVLSGVAAVWFVTFWIAMPLIRHRWVDEDTDEESADEQEGARPGPA encoded by the coding sequence GTGAGCCGGGAGAGCGAGCGGGAGCGCTGGCAGCGCAACTTCGCGGACCTGTTGCAGGAGTTGCGGGTCGCGCAGACCGGCGTGCAGATCCTGTTCGCGTTCCTGCTGACGCTGCCGTTCAGCGCCGGCTTCGAGCGGACCACGGAGTTGCAACGGGACGTCTACATCGTCGCCCTGCTCGCCGCCTCCGCGGCGGCGGCGCTGATCATCGCGCCGGTGGCGTTCCACCGCGCGCTGTTCCGGCAGGGGCGTAAGCCCGAACTCGTCCGGTACGCGCACCGGATGGCCACCTGGGGTCTGGCGCTCATGCTGGTGGCGATGGTCAGCTCGGTGTTCCTGATCACCGATTTTCTGCTGGATCAGGCCGTCGCGGCGGTGCTGTCCGGTGTCGCCGCGGTGTGGTTCGTGACGTTCTGGATCGCGATGCCGCTGATCCGGCACCGCTGGGTGGACGAGGACACCGACGAGGAGTCCGCCGACGAGCAGGAGGGGGCGCGACCGGGGCCGGCATGA
- a CDS encoding aminoglycoside N(3)-acetyltransferase yields MTAESAGTPGPAVAGQTVPHTRASLAADLRELGVRRGSVLLVHASLRALGYVCGGPHAVALALRDVLGPDGTLVVPTHTADNSDPAQWRNPPVPEHWWPIIRGESPGFDPAVTPSTFMGALAELVRNLPGARRSDHPHVSFAAVGPEAEGIVAGHALVDMLGEESPLARLYERSADVLLLGVGHDSNTSLHLAEYRRPDPPRERLGAAVLTGAGDRRWVWWTDVVLDSDVFPGIGAELEAAGRVRIGRVGAGPARLMDQRTAVDFAQRWLTAAVRRSG; encoded by the coding sequence GTGACCGCCGAGAGCGCCGGCACGCCCGGCCCGGCGGTCGCCGGCCAGACGGTGCCGCACACCCGCGCGAGCCTCGCGGCGGACCTGCGCGAACTGGGCGTACGCCGCGGATCGGTGCTGCTGGTGCACGCCTCGCTGCGGGCGCTGGGGTACGTCTGCGGCGGGCCGCACGCGGTGGCGCTGGCGCTGCGCGACGTGCTCGGCCCGGACGGCACCCTGGTGGTGCCCACGCACACCGCGGACAACTCGGATCCCGCGCAGTGGCGCAACCCGCCGGTGCCCGAGCACTGGTGGCCGATCATCCGGGGCGAGTCGCCGGGCTTCGACCCGGCGGTGACCCCGAGCACCTTCATGGGCGCGCTGGCCGAACTGGTCCGCAACCTGCCCGGCGCCCGGCGCAGCGACCACCCGCACGTCTCGTTCGCGGCCGTCGGCCCGGAGGCCGAGGGCATCGTCGCGGGGCACGCCCTGGTCGACATGCTGGGCGAGGAGTCCCCGCTGGCCCGGCTCTACGAGCGGTCGGCGGACGTGCTGCTGCTGGGCGTGGGGCACGACTCGAACACGTCGCTGCACCTGGCCGAGTACCGGCGGCCGGATCCGCCCCGGGAGCGGCTGGGCGCCGCGGTGCTCACCGGCGCCGGGGACCGGCGCTGGGTGTGGTGGACCGACGTGGTGCTGGACTCGGACGTGTTCCCGGGGATCGGTGCGGAGTTGGAGGCCGCCGGCCGGGTCCGGATCGGACGGGTGGGCGCCGGTCCGGCCCGGCTGATGGACCAGCGGACCGCCGTCGACTTCGCGCAGCGCTGGCTGACCGCGGCGGTCCGGAGGTCGGGGTGA
- a CDS encoding alpha/beta fold hydrolase: MRSDPPVLRLDARGLTFDVYAGGPAAGEPVLLLHGFPQHSGEWAGVTPRLHAAGLRTYALDQRGYSPGARPPAVADYRLSECVADAVAVLDGLDVPAAHVVAHDWGAMVAWHLAARHPERVRSLTAVSVPHPAAYGHALATDRVQRLRSSYMALFRRPGRAEDVLLALDAVALRAMLTGVGRDRVETYAGPMRDRAALTAALNWYRAMSRADVTVGPVTVPTTYVWSRRDLAVGRTAAMACAQHVTGAYRLVELPGVTHWIPDAAPGPLAEAILARVGAG, translated from the coding sequence GTGCGTTCCGACCCGCCGGTTCTCCGCCTCGACGCCCGCGGCCTCACCTTCGACGTGTACGCCGGTGGCCCCGCCGCCGGGGAACCGGTGCTGTTGCTGCACGGCTTCCCGCAGCACAGTGGGGAGTGGGCCGGCGTGACGCCCCGGCTGCACGCCGCCGGGCTGCGCACGTACGCGCTCGACCAGCGCGGCTATTCCCCGGGTGCCCGGCCGCCGGCGGTGGCGGACTACCGGCTGTCCGAGTGCGTGGCCGACGCGGTGGCGGTGCTGGACGGCCTCGACGTGCCGGCCGCGCACGTGGTCGCGCACGACTGGGGCGCCATGGTGGCCTGGCACCTCGCGGCCCGGCATCCCGAGCGGGTGCGCAGCCTCACGGCGGTGTCGGTGCCGCATCCGGCCGCCTACGGGCACGCGCTGGCCACCGACCGGGTGCAGCGACTGCGCTCGTCGTACATGGCGTTGTTCCGCCGGCCGGGCCGCGCCGAGGACGTGCTGCTGGCGCTGGACGCCGTGGCGCTGCGCGCCATGCTGACCGGCGTCGGCCGGGACCGGGTCGAGACGTACGCCGGGCCGATGCGCGACCGGGCGGCGTTGACGGCCGCGCTGAACTGGTACCGGGCGATGTCCCGGGCCGACGTGACCGTCGGGCCGGTGACCGTGCCGACGACGTACGTCTGGAGCCGCCGCGACCTGGCCGTCGGCCGGACGGCCGCGATGGCCTGCGCGCAGCACGTCACCGGGGCGTACCGGCTGGTGGAGTTGCCCGGTGTCACGCACTGGATCCCGGACGCGGCGCCCGGTCCGCTGGCCGAGGCGATCCTGGCGCGGGTCGGCGCCGGGTGA